One Rosa chinensis cultivar Old Blush chromosome 5, RchiOBHm-V2, whole genome shotgun sequence genomic region harbors:
- the LOC112202491 gene encoding uncharacterized protein LOC112202491, translated as MLPPLSLHSELSLLPLTNKLILVPAWRHGVCNTNKKPWSYCSSSSDRTSVVRALKEESQQFEVDPEKAREALKNLDQQFQSRSQKQVRSRPKKEPAPSVNFTRNQTKEAAEEFSGSFFTYTAVALIAFTIFYNVFFYTVIKPSVDGFSEDAPTTNVVSEIPK; from the exons ATGCTTCCTCCTCTTTCACTTCACAGTGAATTATCTCTACTTCCTCTCACGAACAAGCTAATTCTAGTGCCTGCATGGCGGCATGGTGTTTGCAACACCAACAAGAAGCCATGGTCATATTGTTCATCATCGTCTGATAGAACAAGTGTTGTTCGTGCATTGAAGGAAGAGTCGCAGCAGTTTGAAGTAGACCCAGAGAAGGCCAGAGAGGCCCTTAAAAATCTTGATCAGCAGTTTCAATCTCGCTCCCAGAAACAAGTCCGCTCTCGACCCAAGAAAGAACCTG CTCCCTCTGTGAATTTTAcaagaaatcaaacaaaagaagcaGCTGAGGAATTTTCAGGATCTTTTTTCACATACACGGCTGTTGCTCTCATTGCTTTCACAATTTTCTATAATGTGTTCTTTTACACTGTTATAAAGCCATCTGTAGATGGATTTTCAGAGGACGCACCAACCACAAATGTTGTAAGCGAAATCCCAAAGTAG